The Streptomyces rimosus genomic interval AGTCCTCAGAGCCGACCGACCACCGGACCACCACCGTCGAACGGGGTTCCTTCTGCCTCGCCCGCTGCAGCTGCGGCTGGCACGGACCGGCCCGCCGGGCCCGCTCCCAGGCCCGTACGGACGCGGAGCGGCACCTGCGGACGGAGTGAGCCTGAGCCCCGCCGCACCGCGTGACGTGCCCTGACGACAGTCCCCGGGCGGGCGCGCCGTCCCCGCAGCCGACCGCCCGTCAGCACGCCCCTGGAACCTCCCGCGCCTCCCGCCCCATCTGAGTAGAGGGAAGTCATCCACGGCGCGCGGGCCCCACGGGGGTCCCAAAAGGGGCAGTTCACGATGAAGCGGCGCACGATACTGGCGGCCGGCGGCGGACTCGCGGCGACGGCGGTCACCGCGGCCTGCGGCGGCGGTTCCGGCCACGCAAGCCCGCCGGGCACCGGCCCGTCGCCCGGCGGCGTCAGCCTGACGGCGGGGTCGCAGGCCGCCAAGCGCCCGGCCGACAAGGCGTCCTGGGAGGCGCTGCGCAAGAGCCTGGACGGCAAGCTGATCCAGGCCGGGGACGCCGCGTACGACACCGCCCGGCGCCTGTACAACACCCGCTTCGACAACTTGAAGCCCGCGGCCGTGGCGTACGTACGCCATCCGTCCGACATAGCCGAGTGCCTGTCGTTCGCCCGCCGCTACGCCGCCCCCGTCGCGATACGCAACGGGGGTCATTCGTACGCCGGCTGGTCCAGCGGCAACGGCGCGCTGATAGTCGACGTTTCGGCCCTGAACTCGGTCTCCGCGCCGTCCGGCGGCGTCACCCGCATCGGCGCCGGCGCCAAGCTCATCGAGGTCTACGAGGGCCTGGGCAAGCACAACGTCACGATCCCCGGCGGCTCCTGTCCTTCCGTCGGCATATCCGGCCTCACCCTCGGCGGCGGCCACGGCGTCGCGTCCCGCGCGTACGGCCTGACCTGCGACAGCCTGGTCGGCGCCACCCTCGTCACGGCCGACGGCAAGACCGTGGAGTGCGGCGCCCGGCGCAACAGCGACCTCTTCTGGGCGCTGCGCGGCGCGGGCAACGGCAACTTCGGCGTCGTCACCGAACTCCGCTTCCAGACCCATGCGGCGCCCCGATCGGTCATGGCCTACATGACGTGGCCCTGGTCCAAGGCCACCGCCGTCCTGCGCTCCTGGCAGGAGTGGGGCCCCGCCCAGCCCGGCGAAATATGGTCGTCACTGCACCTGGACGCCCACCCCGGAGGCACCCCGTCCGTCGCCGTCGCGGCGTTCTCCCTGGGCTCGTACGGCGACCTCCAGAACGCCGTGGACAGGCTGGCCGACCGGGCGGGTGGCCCCGGCCCCGCGAAGTCGGTGCGCCTGACGCCGACCTCGTACCTGGACGCGATGGAGTCGTACGCGGGCTGCTCCTCGAAGAGCACCGAGCAGTGCCATCTG includes:
- a CDS encoding FAD-binding oxidoreductase, giving the protein MKRRTILAAGGGLAATAVTAACGGGSGHASPPGTGPSPGGVSLTAGSQAAKRPADKASWEALRKSLDGKLIQAGDAAYDTARRLYNTRFDNLKPAAVAYVRHPSDIAECLSFARRYAAPVAIRNGGHSYAGWSSGNGALIVDVSALNSVSAPSGGVTRIGAGAKLIEVYEGLGKHNVTIPGGSCPSVGISGLTLGGGHGVASRAYGLTCDSLVGATLVTADGKTVECGARRNSDLFWALRGAGNGNFGVVTELRFQTHAAPRSVMAYMTWPWSKATAVLRSWQEWGPAQPGEIWSSLHLDAHPGGTPSVAVAAFSLGSYGDLQNAVDRLADRAGGPGPAKSVRLTPTSYLDAMESYAGCSSKSTEQCHLPGAVPGRSASGKLLRETYAARSDFFDRSLDAAGMRALLGQIEAASRKGVAGNASLTALGGAINRVRPTDTAFVHRRSRFLAQYLASWKAGGSGSAQSAWLTSVHGAMRRYASGAAYQNYTDAALTDWKKAYYGPAADRLTKLKQQYDPNGLFRTFPQAL